From the Opitutaceae bacterium genome, one window contains:
- a CDS encoding SpoIIE family protein phosphatase, with the protein MADPDPEPSSRTLPPFSLAEEKLDSMILRVLMDVLPDQIYFKDCKSRFVRNNADHAKTLGAPSPEACVGKSDYDFFAAEHADRAYRDEQEIIRTGKSIIGQVEHITRLDGTEFWGSATKMIWRAPDGTVLGTFGITRDITALKLAEEKLTQERNLLRTIIDHLPSRIFVKDREARYLINNTSHLETIGCPTQEAARGKTALDFFSNERGKQAVADDMEVLQQGKRLINLEKSDFAMGSPRWSLTTKVPLHDSKGEVVGLVGISHDITERKRTEQELQQRTEVMEADLHVARQIQEAFFPQKYPVFPRGVPQDASELQFAHRYIAATTLGGDFFDIVQLSDSRCAVVICDVMGHGVRAGLLTALIRGVVEEMSGRTDSPHQVISEINHVLMPIVNKTGQPVFATAFYGVINLGERTLSYANAGHPPPLLLRSATPVPIRLELATPEPAAGLVEDFSFTSHTVPFESGDRILAFTDGLFEASNAQGEMYGEERLGGFLASHSHLTGQELLNAIVNEVIAFTGHNTFEDDLCAVVITSSGNTCAMRPALTYEI; encoded by the coding sequence GTGGCAGATCCCGACCCCGAACCCTCTTCCCGCACCCTTCCCCCCTTTTCCCTGGCAGAGGAGAAGCTGGATTCGATGATTCTTCGGGTGTTGATGGACGTCCTCCCGGACCAGATCTACTTCAAGGACTGCAAAAGTCGCTTTGTTCGCAATAACGCCGACCATGCCAAAACCCTGGGGGCGCCTTCGCCCGAGGCCTGCGTCGGGAAGTCGGACTATGATTTCTTCGCGGCCGAACACGCGGATCGAGCCTACCGCGACGAGCAGGAGATCATCCGTACAGGCAAGTCGATCATCGGCCAGGTGGAGCATATCACCCGCTTGGATGGCACCGAGTTCTGGGGCTCCGCCACCAAGATGATCTGGCGGGCGCCGGACGGTACCGTCCTTGGTACGTTCGGGATCACCCGCGACATCACCGCCCTCAAGTTGGCAGAGGAAAAACTCACCCAGGAGCGCAACCTGTTGCGCACCATCATCGACCACCTTCCCAGCCGCATCTTCGTCAAGGATCGGGAAGCTCGCTACCTCATCAACAACACGTCGCATCTGGAGACGATCGGCTGCCCCACCCAGGAGGCGGCGCGCGGAAAGACGGCCCTCGACTTTTTCTCCAACGAACGCGGCAAGCAGGCCGTGGCCGACGACATGGAGGTGCTTCAACAGGGTAAACGCCTGATCAACCTGGAGAAATCGGACTTTGCCATGGGATCACCCCGCTGGTCCCTCACCACGAAGGTCCCGTTGCATGACAGCAAGGGCGAGGTCGTGGGCTTGGTGGGAATCAGCCACGATATCACCGAGCGCAAGCGCACCGAGCAGGAACTGCAGCAGCGCACGGAAGTGATGGAGGCTGACCTGCACGTGGCGAGGCAGATCCAGGAGGCGTTCTTCCCGCAAAAATATCCCGTGTTTCCGCGAGGCGTCCCGCAGGACGCGAGCGAGCTCCAGTTTGCGCACCGCTACATTGCCGCGACCACCCTCGGCGGCGACTTCTTCGACATCGTGCAGCTTTCCGACTCACGTTGCGCGGTCGTCATCTGCGACGTGATGGGACACGGAGTGCGGGCGGGCCTGCTCACCGCGCTTATCCGCGGCGTCGTCGAGGAAATGTCGGGCCGCACCGATTCGCCCCACCAGGTCATCTCCGAGATCAACCACGTGCTGATGCCGATCGTCAACAAGACGGGGCAGCCCGTTTTCGCCACTGCCTTCTACGGTGTGATCAACCTCGGTGAACGGACGCTGAGTTACGCCAACGCAGGCCACCCACCACCGCTCCTCCTGCGCTCAGCCACTCCGGTGCCAATCCGGCTCGAACTCGCTACGCCCGAACCCGCCGCAGGTCTCGTTGAGGACTTTTCGTTCACGAGCCACACCGTGCCGTTTGAAAGCGGCGACCGCATCCTGGCGTTCACGGACGGGTTGTTCGAGGCAAGCAACGCACAAGGCGAGATGTATGGCGAAGAGCGCCTGGGTGGTTTCCTGGCGTCCCATTCCCACCTCACGGGCCAGGAACTCCTGAACGCGATTGTGAACGAGGTCATCGCCTTCACCGGACACAACACCTTCGAGGACGACCTTTGCGCTGTAGTCATCACGTCCAGCGGCAATACCTGCGCCATGCGACCCGCGCTGACCTACGAGATCTAG
- a CDS encoding sigma-70 family RNA polymerase sigma factor: MAAEQGDSQFKHLYEKTVSSLRRYLGRILRNESEAEDVAHDAYLRVLPTVRENRAENPDALLFVTARRLAFNRLRRRRISVEQETEDISRQGESNAPGVVHQVMARQELSLVELAIRELPPGCRSVLLLRKVELLSHQEIADRLGIAVSTVEKQHARALRLLKEALPEEAWSRAGSQHSRQAGRDKA, translated from the coding sequence ATGGCCGCAGAACAGGGAGACAGCCAGTTCAAGCACCTTTACGAGAAGACCGTGTCTTCACTTCGTCGCTACCTGGGAAGGATCCTGCGGAACGAGAGCGAGGCGGAAGACGTGGCCCACGATGCCTACCTGCGGGTGCTTCCTACAGTTCGGGAGAATCGAGCGGAGAACCCTGACGCACTCCTGTTCGTGACAGCGCGACGGCTGGCCTTCAACCGGCTGCGCCGCCGGCGAATCTCGGTGGAGCAGGAGACGGAGGATATTTCCAGGCAGGGCGAGTCCAATGCCCCGGGCGTCGTTCACCAGGTCATGGCGCGGCAGGAGCTTTCGCTCGTTGAGCTTGCCATTCGGGAATTGCCACCCGGATGCAGGAGCGTGCTCTTGTTGCGCAAAGTGGAGCTGCTTTCACACCAGGAGATCGCTGACCGGCTTGGCATTGCGGTAAGCACGGTCGAAAAGCAGCATGCGCGCGCGCTTAGACTCCTGAAGGAAGCGCTGCCCGAGGAGGCCTGGTCACGGGCCGGGAGCCAACATTCACGACAGGCGGGGAGGGACAAGGCATGA
- a CDS encoding FecR domain-containing protein yields MNDKKDTPPVDMESEASLWAARLDGTQLTLGQRRELDRWLEEDPRHRKLLERYCRLSADIEPVARAAVQAGRLSVPAGEAPRAGWLHWAPWTVAATAVAAIALWAWWPANPTWQDAKFATAAAQRQDVRLSDGSRVELNAGSSLVLEEGRTERRTRLASGEAFFSVARDGERPFLVETPAGVIRVTGTSFNVSVDHGRAIEVTVVEGSVQVSPGGANRPPVSLKGGDRLVSTPAKVTVSKLEPEEQERVLSWRTGRIVFSDTSLSEALARFSKYHGRSIVAEASVADLKVGGRFSLDDLEGFLSSLETILSVKVTRDLGGTIHVGLRP; encoded by the coding sequence ATGAACGACAAAAAGGATACACCCCCTGTGGATATGGAATCGGAAGCTTCACTTTGGGCGGCCCGACTCGATGGAACGCAGCTGACACTGGGTCAGCGGCGAGAGCTTGACCGCTGGCTTGAAGAAGACCCGCGGCATCGAAAGCTGCTGGAGCGCTACTGCCGCCTTTCGGCGGATATTGAACCGGTTGCGCGTGCGGCGGTGCAAGCCGGACGGTTGTCGGTCCCGGCTGGTGAAGCCCCCCGCGCGGGCTGGCTCCATTGGGCACCATGGACAGTGGCGGCGACGGCAGTCGCTGCGATTGCGCTTTGGGCCTGGTGGCCAGCAAATCCCACCTGGCAGGACGCAAAGTTTGCCACGGCCGCAGCCCAGCGCCAGGACGTGCGGCTGAGCGACGGCAGTCGCGTGGAACTCAACGCGGGCTCCAGCCTGGTGCTCGAGGAGGGCCGCACTGAGCGGCGCACCCGCCTGGCCTCCGGCGAGGCCTTCTTTTCGGTCGCCAGGGACGGCGAACGACCCTTTCTCGTGGAAACCCCTGCAGGGGTGATTCGGGTGACCGGAACGTCCTTTAATGTGAGCGTCGATCACGGTCGGGCAATCGAGGTCACGGTTGTCGAGGGTAGCGTACAAGTGAGCCCCGGAGGGGCGAATCGGCCTCCTGTGTCCCTGAAGGGTGGGGACAGGCTTGTCTCGACACCGGCCAAGGTGACGGTCTCCAAGCTGGAGCCGGAAGAACAGGAACGTGTCCTGTCCTGGCGCACGGGGCGGATCGTCTTCTCGGACACCTCGCTGTCAGAAGCCCTGGCGAGGTTCTCCAAGTACCATGGCCGGTCGATCGTAGCGGAGGCTTCGGTGGCCGACTTGAAAGTGGGCGGGCGTTTCAGCCTCGACGACCTGGAGGGTTTTCTCTCTTCACTCGAAACCATCTTGTCCGTTAAGGTCACGCGAGACTTGGGTGGCACCATTCATGTAGGCCTGCGCCCGTGA